In Dermatophilus congolensis, a genomic segment contains:
- a CDS encoding ATP-binding protein, translating into MESALLRIAQSALANVRQHAQASCVVVTLSYEDEQVALDVVDDGIGFDPADPPRSAGGFGLRGIASRVRELHGTSDVESSPCGGTAVVVRIPVAGAESERRSE; encoded by the coding sequence TTGCGTATTGCGCAGTCGGCGTTAGCTAATGTGCGTCAGCATGCGCAGGCCTCGTGTGTGGTTGTGACGCTTTCGTATGAGGATGAGCAGGTTGCGCTGGATGTAGTTGATGATGGCATTGGTTTTGATCCGGCTGATCCGCCGCGTAGCGCGGGAGGGTTTGGGTTGCGTGGAATTGCTTCGCGGGTGCGTGAGTTGCATGGCACCTCGGATGTTGAGAGCAGTCCATGTGGGGGCACAGCTGTGGTGGTGAGGATTCCTGTTGCGGGGGCAGAAAGTGAGCGGCGCAGTGAGTGA
- a CDS encoding response regulator transcription factor: MSEVRVDAQARCVQVVLTDDHPIVRAGLRVLVDSQPDMRVVADFATAEELGAWVRGGGVADVLLVDLRFGQGRMNGAQATAQLVAGGAPPVLVLTTYDTDGEILAAIEAGATGYLLKDSPTEELTAAIRAAAAGEVTLGPTVQRRLVARMARPTAQLSVREKEVLGLVAEGAGNDAIAAALFLSKATVKTHLAHIYDKLGVKSRTAAVAAARRQGLLEH, translated from the coding sequence GTGAGTGAGGTACGTGTGGATGCGCAGGCTCGCTGCGTGCAGGTAGTGCTGACTGACGATCACCCGATTGTGCGGGCGGGGTTGCGTGTGTTGGTGGATTCGCAGCCGGATATGCGTGTGGTGGCGGATTTTGCGACAGCTGAGGAGTTGGGTGCGTGGGTGCGTGGTGGTGGGGTCGCTGATGTGTTGTTGGTGGATTTGCGGTTTGGGCAGGGACGGATGAACGGTGCGCAGGCCACGGCGCAATTGGTTGCTGGGGGTGCACCGCCAGTTTTGGTTCTTACGACATATGACACCGATGGGGAGATTCTTGCTGCGATTGAGGCGGGGGCTACTGGGTATTTGTTGAAGGACTCACCGACAGAGGAGCTGACGGCAGCGATTCGGGCGGCGGCTGCTGGTGAAGTCACGTTGGGGCCAACGGTGCAGCGCAGGTTGGTGGCGCGGATGGCTAGGCCTACTGCTCAGCTTTCGGTGCGGGAGAAAGAGGTTTTGGGGCTGGTGGCTGAGGGGGCGGGCAATGATGCGATTGCGGCAGCTTTGTTTTTGTCTAAGGCGACGGTGAAGACGCACTTAGCGCATATTTACGACAAGCTTGGGGTCAAGAGTCGTACGGCTGCGGTTGCGGCTGCTCGGCGTCAGGGGCTTCTCGAGCATTGA
- a CDS encoding DUF3515 family protein produces the protein MPTPRLPKRALPILALVGGLLSIALGSTAALLISTTQHTPIDVAAAPRAHEKLCTTVTQNWPHDISGHPRIPTTSDPKGSAAWGSPAIIARCGITSPRPTTDECIDVNGVDWIIRHLDDGMQFISYGRSPAVEVLVPKKYAPEPLVLSAFAPSVQKIPQTKGKCM, from the coding sequence ATGCCAACACCTCGCCTCCCCAAACGCGCCCTACCCATTCTTGCCCTCGTCGGCGGGCTGCTCAGCATCGCCCTGGGCTCCACCGCCGCCCTACTCATATCCACTACCCAACACACCCCCATCGACGTCGCTGCCGCACCCCGAGCACACGAAAAACTCTGCACCACCGTCACCCAAAACTGGCCCCACGACATATCCGGACACCCACGCATCCCCACCACCTCAGACCCGAAAGGATCTGCAGCCTGGGGAAGCCCTGCAATCATCGCCCGTTGCGGCATCACCTCACCGAGACCAACCACAGACGAATGCATCGACGTCAACGGCGTGGACTGGATCATTCGACACCTCGACGATGGCATGCAGTTCATCAGCTACGGCAGGTCCCCCGCCGTCGAAGTACTCGTACCCAAAAAATACGCCCCCGAGCCACTCGTCCTGTCAGCCTTCGCCCCATCAGTGCAGAAAATCCCCCAAACCAAAGGCAAATGCATGTAG
- the thiL gene encoding thiamine-phosphate kinase — protein sequence MADSSLFSQPLSSVSEAELLGLVFPVYEAGGVDRSFVSVGVGDDTAWVRTSDGGVLVTTDTMVRGCDWLDEWSSPYEVGAKCAAQNLADIAAMGGVTRALLVTLVADPATTVGWAVESARGLADAAAAAGAVVVGGDLSSAPAGVVTLSVTAFGDAQGGSPVLRSGARAGDVVAVAGSLGCSGAGLDVLARQGRGGVVSERTSECVQMHVCPKPPLKQGPVAARVGATSMIDVSDGLVIDAGRVAAASGVEVALSWELLEPFVERLVPVVGQQRAVECVLGGGEEHSLLATFSDGEVVPPGWRVVGEVLPISPLERGRVTVDGQCSDVVTWDHFAR from the coding sequence GTGGCTGATTCGTCTTTATTCTCGCAGCCTCTGAGTTCTGTTTCTGAGGCTGAGTTGTTGGGGCTTGTGTTTCCTGTGTATGAGGCAGGTGGGGTTGATCGGTCTTTTGTGTCGGTGGGGGTGGGTGATGACACAGCGTGGGTGCGGACAAGTGATGGTGGGGTGTTAGTGACGACGGACACGATGGTGCGTGGGTGTGACTGGTTGGATGAGTGGAGTTCGCCGTATGAGGTGGGGGCAAAGTGTGCGGCGCAGAATTTAGCTGATATCGCGGCGATGGGTGGGGTGACGCGGGCGCTGCTTGTGACTTTGGTTGCAGATCCGGCTACAACTGTGGGGTGGGCGGTGGAGTCAGCGCGTGGATTGGCTGATGCGGCCGCTGCTGCTGGGGCGGTGGTTGTGGGTGGGGATTTGTCGTCGGCTCCGGCGGGCGTGGTCACCTTGTCGGTGACGGCATTTGGTGATGCGCAGGGGGGTTCTCCTGTGTTGCGCAGTGGTGCTCGTGCGGGAGATGTGGTTGCGGTGGCTGGGTCTTTGGGGTGTTCTGGTGCTGGGTTGGACGTGTTGGCGCGACAGGGGCGTGGTGGTGTTGTTTCTGAGCGAACCTCGGAATGTGTCCAGATGCATGTTTGCCCTAAGCCTCCGTTGAAGCAGGGCCCGGTTGCTGCGCGTGTGGGGGCGACATCGATGATTGATGTTTCCGATGGTTTGGTGATTGATGCTGGCAGGGTTGCTGCGGCTAGTGGCGTGGAGGTGGCTTTGTCCTGGGAGTTGCTGGAGCCGTTTGTTGAGCGTCTTGTTCCGGTTGTGGGGCAGCAACGGGCGGTGGAGTGTGTGCTTGGTGGAGGTGAGGAGCATTCGCTGTTGGCGACGTTTTCTGATGGGGAAGTGGTGCCGCCAGGGTGGCGCGTGGTGGGTGAGGTGTTACCTATTTCTCCTTTGGAGCGTGGCCGCGTCACTGTTGATGGTCAGTGTTCTGATGTTGTGACGTGGGATCATTTCGCTCGATAG
- the rpmB gene encoding 50S ribosomal protein L28: protein MAANCEICGKTPKFGKSVSHSHRRTNRAWIPNIQRVRALVGPSGKTPKRLNVCTSCIKAGKVTR, encoded by the coding sequence GTGGCTGCCAACTGCGAGATCTGCGGCAAGACCCCGAAGTTCGGGAAGAGCGTCTCTCACTCGCACCGGCGCACCAACCGAGCCTGGATCCCCAACATCCAGCGTGTACGCGCCCTGGTCGGCCCTAGCGGCAAGACCCCCAAACGCCTCAACGTATGCACCTCATGCATCAAAGCTGGCAAAGTTACCCGCTGA
- a CDS encoding DAK2 domain-containing protein has product MPLETLDELAFMRWGATALVRLEAAVEELNALNVFPVPDGDTGSNLFLTLSSALKVGDDENSFGNLGMILENAAREALMSARGNSGVILSQLMVGLAEEIAQIPLTEGRGSVQPSQLAQALCTAANKAREGVPHPVQGTILSVADAASAAAMRAASAGKKLVEVVDAAVLAAEDALADTTEQLEVLARAAVVDAGGAGLLVLLRALSEVVHQRESAEKNVSKEQRTALSEAACPALSVDRLEYEVVYRLHQVCAMKVNALAQVLEQLGQSVVVAGTSEVDGVQELVTVHVHTVDPGAVIEVAYQVGLPRDVQVEALPAGDQVEPVDVPAGSEYAKSSGLALIAVGAGQGAAEELSRWGVMTVEPIPAWADSSVAFSQLKKAVIRADGDVVLLMVTDARWWEVVEKFGQEARELRSQVVVVRCESVVAVLSAVSLFDAAADPVEEATRLARGVRDIAVGSVRWSCWGFAEVGCEMSRGDFFGVVGAEVVSVGDAVSVARMVVARLLLGVQSQGREPEAVAVLVGAGQEQLAEEVIGWVGEQLPEVEVSVLRVCGLEPVLEFGVE; this is encoded by the coding sequence GTGCCATTGGAAACGCTTGATGAGCTGGCGTTTATGCGTTGGGGGGCCACTGCATTGGTGCGGCTGGAGGCTGCGGTGGAGGAGCTTAATGCTCTGAATGTTTTCCCTGTTCCTGATGGAGATACGGGTTCGAATTTGTTTTTGACGCTTTCGAGTGCACTCAAGGTGGGGGATGATGAAAACTCATTCGGCAATTTGGGAATGATTCTCGAAAACGCTGCGCGTGAAGCATTAATGTCAGCAAGAGGCAATTCGGGAGTAATTCTCAGTCAGTTGATGGTGGGATTAGCTGAAGAAATAGCACAGATCCCTCTCACAGAAGGGAGAGGGAGTGTGCAACCTAGCCAGTTGGCGCAGGCGCTGTGTACGGCTGCAAACAAAGCTCGTGAAGGTGTTCCACACCCGGTGCAGGGAACGATCCTGTCGGTGGCGGATGCAGCCTCGGCTGCGGCGATGAGAGCAGCATCTGCAGGCAAAAAGCTCGTTGAAGTCGTAGACGCTGCGGTGTTGGCTGCTGAAGATGCCTTAGCAGATACAACTGAGCAGTTGGAAGTGTTAGCACGGGCGGCAGTGGTCGATGCCGGCGGGGCAGGCTTGCTCGTGCTTTTGCGTGCGTTGAGTGAAGTGGTGCATCAGCGAGAGTCCGCGGAAAAAAACGTGAGTAAGGAACAGCGGACAGCTCTTTCGGAGGCTGCGTGTCCAGCATTATCGGTGGACCGCCTGGAATACGAGGTGGTTTATCGACTCCATCAGGTGTGCGCGATGAAGGTGAACGCGTTGGCGCAGGTGTTGGAGCAGCTGGGGCAGAGCGTTGTCGTTGCAGGCACCTCTGAAGTTGATGGGGTGCAAGAGTTGGTGACGGTGCATGTGCACACCGTTGACCCAGGAGCAGTAATTGAGGTTGCTTATCAGGTGGGGTTGCCACGGGATGTGCAGGTGGAGGCGCTACCTGCAGGTGACCAGGTGGAACCGGTAGACGTTCCCGCTGGATCTGAGTACGCAAAGAGTAGTGGCTTAGCGCTTATTGCCGTGGGTGCCGGACAAGGAGCAGCTGAGGAGTTGTCTCGTTGGGGTGTGATGACGGTAGAGCCGATCCCCGCATGGGCTGATTCCAGCGTGGCTTTCTCGCAGTTAAAGAAGGCTGTTATCAGGGCTGATGGTGATGTTGTTTTGCTGATGGTGACTGATGCCCGCTGGTGGGAGGTGGTAGAGAAGTTCGGGCAAGAGGCGCGGGAGTTGCGCTCGCAAGTAGTGGTGGTCAGGTGCGAGTCAGTCGTGGCTGTGTTGTCAGCGGTGTCGCTTTTTGATGCAGCTGCGGATCCGGTAGAGGAGGCAACGCGCTTGGCTCGTGGCGTGCGGGATATTGCGGTGGGGTCGGTGCGATGGAGTTGCTGGGGGTTCGCTGAAGTGGGATGTGAGATGAGCCGTGGTGATTTCTTTGGTGTGGTTGGAGCAGAGGTGGTTTCAGTTGGGGATGCGGTGAGTGTGGCGCGGATGGTGGTGGCGAGGTTGTTATTGGGGGTGCAGTCTCAGGGGCGTGAGCCTGAGGCTGTGGCTGTGTTGGTCGGGGCAGGGCAGGAGCAGCTGGCTGAGGAGGTTATTGGGTGGGTGGGGGAGCAGCTCCCTGAGGTGGAGGTGAGTGTGCTGCGTGTGTGTGGTTTGGAGCCGGTTCTTGAGTTTGGTGTGGAGTGA
- a CDS encoding ATP-dependent DNA helicase RecG, producing MSDWWSSLRGILPEKYAKALMQARGIHTAGDLLRFRPRKFVSRNGDLGDLHPDDYVVFVGVVTSASTRKAAPRRGRRPMTILSATVSTGPWEMGLTFFSAFPHVRELRVGRRGLFAGKVSTYKGRWQLAHPTYEFLPDSVGEDGGSGGVEQEFAGVSGVGSLLEREQVPVYRQVKGMPSWVVSRAVEQVLASVDLPDPLPESLRLSRGLRGYAQAWRGVHLPEGQEDFAACVRRLKYDEAFAMQVALGRRRAEQAASPAVARSVCAGGVLAAFDAQMPFALTQGQRRVGEEIEADLACSRPMNRLLQGDVGSGKTVVALRAMLAVVDAGGQAALLAPTEVLAQQHYRSISALLGPLGQGGLLSGAVGGTRVALLTGSDSVGERRRSLLQVASGEAGIVVGTHALLQEGVVFADLGLVVVDEQHRFGVEQRDALRAKGTQIPHMLTMTATPIPRTVAMTVFGDMELSVLSELPGGRAAVQTAVVDNPRWYARAWERVAEEVRAGRQVYVVCPRIGDEVGVGGAVEEGFAAVWDGVGTRAGDPLDAGECQRPVMRGVVEMFAELQGVSALAGARMAVLHGRLPSDEKERVMRDFAEGRVDVLVATTVVEVGVDVPNATVMVIVDADRFGVSQLHQLRGRVGRGGLPGLCLLVTFEPTPGGRERLEAVAGTTDGFELSRLDLLSRREGDVLGKRQSGGGAQLQFLRLSGREDEEIIAMARQDAARALDEDAQLTGFVDLDRILDDHVAAESVDFLQKG from the coding sequence ATGAGTGATTGGTGGAGTTCTTTGCGGGGCATTTTGCCCGAGAAGTATGCGAAGGCGTTGATGCAGGCGCGGGGGATACACACTGCTGGCGATTTGTTGCGTTTTCGCCCGCGAAAGTTTGTTAGCCGTAATGGCGACTTGGGTGACTTGCATCCAGATGACTATGTGGTGTTTGTCGGGGTGGTGACCTCGGCATCGACGCGTAAGGCGGCTCCCAGAAGGGGGCGGCGTCCGATGACAATTTTGTCTGCGACGGTCAGTACAGGCCCCTGGGAGATGGGTTTGACGTTTTTTTCGGCGTTTCCGCATGTGCGGGAGTTGCGGGTGGGGCGTCGTGGGCTGTTTGCGGGGAAGGTGAGTACGTATAAGGGGCGTTGGCAATTAGCGCATCCGACGTATGAGTTTTTGCCTGATTCGGTGGGTGAGGATGGTGGCTCTGGTGGTGTGGAGCAGGAGTTTGCGGGTGTTTCGGGTGTGGGTTCGTTGTTGGAGCGGGAGCAGGTGCCTGTGTATCGGCAGGTGAAGGGGATGCCGAGTTGGGTGGTTTCGCGCGCGGTGGAGCAGGTTCTTGCGTCGGTGGATTTGCCTGATCCGTTGCCGGAGTCGTTGCGGTTGTCGCGGGGGTTGCGGGGGTATGCGCAGGCGTGGCGGGGGGTGCATTTACCTGAGGGACAGGAAGATTTTGCTGCGTGTGTGCGTCGGTTGAAGTATGACGAGGCGTTTGCGATGCAGGTTGCGTTGGGCAGGCGTAGGGCTGAGCAGGCGGCTTCTCCTGCGGTGGCGCGTTCGGTGTGTGCGGGTGGGGTGCTGGCGGCTTTTGATGCGCAGATGCCTTTTGCGTTGACGCAGGGGCAGCGGCGGGTGGGTGAGGAGATTGAGGCTGATCTGGCGTGTAGTCGGCCGATGAACAGGTTGTTGCAGGGGGATGTGGGGTCGGGCAAAACGGTGGTGGCGTTGCGGGCGATGCTGGCGGTTGTGGATGCCGGTGGTCAGGCGGCGTTGTTGGCGCCGACGGAGGTGTTGGCGCAGCAGCATTATCGGTCGATTTCTGCATTGTTGGGTCCGTTGGGTCAGGGTGGTTTGTTGAGTGGTGCTGTTGGGGGCACTCGGGTGGCATTGCTGACTGGCAGTGATTCTGTGGGGGAGCGGCGACGTTCGTTGTTGCAGGTGGCTTCGGGTGAGGCGGGGATTGTGGTGGGGACGCATGCGTTGTTGCAGGAGGGGGTGGTGTTTGCGGATTTGGGTTTGGTGGTGGTGGATGAGCAGCACCGCTTTGGCGTGGAGCAGCGTGATGCGTTGCGTGCTAAGGGGACGCAGATTCCGCATATGTTGACGATGACGGCGACGCCGATTCCGCGGACGGTGGCGATGACGGTGTTTGGGGATATGGAGTTGTCGGTGTTGTCGGAGTTGCCAGGGGGGCGTGCTGCTGTTCAGACAGCGGTGGTTGATAATCCGCGCTGGTATGCCCGTGCGTGGGAGCGGGTGGCTGAAGAGGTGCGTGCTGGGCGGCAGGTGTATGTGGTGTGTCCTCGGATTGGGGATGAGGTTGGCGTAGGTGGTGCGGTGGAGGAAGGTTTTGCTGCGGTGTGGGATGGCGTGGGCACTCGTGCTGGTGATCCGCTGGATGCGGGGGAATGTCAGCGTCCTGTGATGCGGGGTGTGGTGGAGATGTTTGCTGAGTTGCAGGGGGTTTCTGCGTTAGCGGGGGCGCGTATGGCTGTGTTGCATGGCCGTCTTCCTAGTGATGAGAAAGAGCGCGTCATGCGGGATTTCGCTGAGGGCAGGGTTGATGTGTTGGTGGCGACGACGGTGGTTGAGGTGGGGGTGGATGTGCCGAATGCGACGGTGATGGTGATTGTGGATGCGGATCGGTTTGGGGTTTCGCAGCTGCATCAGCTGCGTGGGCGGGTGGGGCGTGGGGGGCTGCCTGGGTTGTGTTTGTTGGTGACGTTTGAGCCGACGCCGGGTGGGCGGGAGAGGTTGGAGGCGGTGGCGGGCACGACTGATGGGTTTGAGTTATCGCGGTTGGATCTTTTGTCGCGTCGTGAGGGTGATGTGTTGGGTAAGCGTCAGTCCGGTGGAGGGGCGCAGTTGCAGTTTCTTCGGTTGTCTGGGCGTGAGGATGAGGAGATTATTGCGATGGCGCGCCAGGATGCTGCTAGGGCGTTGGATGAAGATGCGCAGTTGACGGGGTTTGTTGATCTTGACCGTATTCTGGACGATCACGTGGCGGCGGAGTCGGTTGATTTTTTGCAGAAGGGGTGA
- the rsmD gene encoding 16S rRNA (guanine(966)-N(2))-methyltransferase RsmD: protein MTRIVAGRFRGRRLDTPKGDRTRPTTDRVREALFSRLDHFDVLAGARVLDLYAGSGALAFEALSRGAAQAVLVESARPVVAVAGGNARDLGVADVVSVVAGSAVTYVPQVEKGAFQVVFMDPPYEVGNEVIEAICGRLAVPGVLDPDAVVVVERSSRTAEPVWPLGLECFDGRTYGETQLWFVQPVAVEEDTTLV from the coding sequence GTGACTCGTATTGTGGCTGGCCGGTTTAGGGGGCGTCGTTTGGACACTCCGAAGGGGGATCGGACACGGCCGACGACGGATCGGGTGCGGGAGGCGTTGTTCAGTCGGTTGGATCATTTTGATGTGTTGGCTGGGGCGCGGGTTTTGGATTTGTATGCCGGGTCGGGGGCGTTGGCGTTTGAGGCGTTGTCGCGTGGGGCTGCGCAGGCGGTGTTAGTGGAGTCGGCGCGGCCGGTGGTGGCTGTTGCGGGGGGTAATGCGCGTGATTTGGGGGTGGCGGATGTGGTGTCTGTGGTTGCTGGTTCTGCGGTGACGTATGTGCCGCAGGTGGAGAAGGGGGCGTTTCAGGTGGTGTTTATGGATCCGCCGTATGAGGTGGGTAATGAGGTGATTGAGGCGATTTGTGGCCGTTTGGCTGTGCCTGGGGTGTTGGATCCGGATGCGGTGGTCGTGGTGGAGCGGTCGAGTCGTACGGCTGAGCCGGTGTGGCCGCTGGGGTTGGAGTGTTTTGATGGTCGGACATATGGGGAGACGCAGTTGTGGTTTGTGCAGCCGGTAGCGGTTGAGGAGGATACGACCCTGGTGTGA
- a CDS encoding sensor histidine kinase produces MRDLPLVRSVIRAYALWRRACAWWRSHPMVADALWAFPVGLLVVVDVTEEEFNQGWLPPVFSSVWVLGGSVVPLLWRRTRPDRAMMCVFLGCVVQLFILDRAYPGNVSALIMLFAVAAYGKKQLRWWWLGAALVGCLLGVYDWQKASYGGPWLAALANYVMTAVFMMGLVVSSFVPGALRRQRYELVESLRERAASLERERDSVSRLAVQEERNRIARDMHDVVAHSLSVIVVQADGAAYALAHGDPATAGQVAERALGTIGDTARGALSETRRLVGVLRHEGDEVEYAPQGGLDRIGDLVAHVDAAGTPATFTVVGDPARVETLDVAAQMALYRVVQESLTNALKHGGAGVTVAVELAYTPGKVSVAVRDTGGGVSHDDGQGHGLIGMRERIASVGGTFSARPHFGGGFEVVASVPSVESEHSSSLLGMAPGVGSDGGGHS; encoded by the coding sequence GTGCGAGATCTTCCGTTGGTGCGTTCGGTGATTCGTGCGTATGCGTTGTGGCGTCGTGCGTGTGCGTGGTGGCGTAGCCATCCGATGGTGGCTGATGCGTTGTGGGCGTTTCCGGTGGGGTTGCTGGTGGTGGTGGACGTGACGGAAGAGGAGTTCAATCAGGGGTGGTTGCCGCCTGTTTTTTCTTCTGTGTGGGTTTTGGGTGGGTCAGTGGTGCCGTTGCTGTGGCGGCGGACTCGTCCGGATAGGGCGATGATGTGCGTCTTCCTTGGGTGTGTTGTGCAGCTTTTTATTCTGGACAGGGCGTATCCGGGGAATGTTTCTGCGTTGATCATGCTGTTTGCGGTGGCGGCGTATGGCAAGAAGCAGTTGCGGTGGTGGTGGTTGGGGGCAGCATTGGTCGGCTGCTTGCTGGGTGTGTATGACTGGCAAAAGGCTTCGTACGGGGGCCCGTGGCTGGCGGCGCTTGCTAATTACGTCATGACAGCAGTTTTCATGATGGGGTTGGTGGTTTCTTCGTTTGTGCCGGGGGCGTTGCGTCGACAGCGGTATGAGTTGGTGGAGTCTTTGCGGGAACGGGCTGCTTCGTTGGAGCGGGAGCGAGATTCGGTTTCACGGTTGGCGGTGCAGGAGGAACGCAACCGTATTGCGCGAGATATGCATGATGTGGTGGCGCATTCGTTGTCGGTGATCGTTGTGCAGGCTGATGGCGCGGCGTATGCGTTGGCTCATGGTGATCCGGCGACGGCGGGTCAGGTGGCTGAGCGGGCTTTGGGCACGATTGGTGATACGGCGCGGGGGGCGTTGAGTGAGACGCGGCGTTTGGTGGGGGTGTTGCGGCATGAGGGGGATGAGGTGGAGTATGCGCCGCAGGGTGGGTTGGATCGTATTGGTGATTTGGTGGCGCATGTGGATGCGGCAGGAACTCCGGCGACGTTCACGGTGGTGGGGGATCCGGCGCGGGTAGAGACTCTTGATGTGGCTGCGCAGATGGCGTTGTATCGGGTGGTTCAAGAATCATTGACGAACGCGTTGAAGCATGGTGGGGCTGGGGTGACGGTTGCGGTGGAGTTGGCGTACACGCCGGGAAAAGTGTCAGTGGCTGTAAGGGATACGGGTGGGGGTGTTTCGCATGATGATGGGCAGGGGCATGGGTTAATTGGGATGCGGGAGCGGATTGCTTCGGTGGGTGGTACTTTTTCGGCGCGTCCGCACTTTGGTGGCGGGTTTGAGGTTGTTGCGAGTGTGCCGTCTGTGGAGTCGGAGCATTCGTCGTCGTTGTTGGGTATGGCGCCTGGTGTTGGTTCTGATGGTGGAGGTCATTCGTGA
- a CDS encoding response regulator — MSEPIRLLLADDQALMRAGFRMVLDAQPDMVVVGEVGDGAAAVAAVADPGTGVDVVLMDIRMPVLDGVGATRRIVESGSATKVLVLTTFDLDEYVHAALHAGASGFLLKDAGPAELLAAIRAVFAGDAVVAPSATRRLLERFLPGMGNADSERSVDKERVLAPLTDREREVLVAVGQGMNNAEISANLFMAEATVKTHIGRILSKLGLRDRVQMVVLAYDTGLVRPRRGDA; from the coding sequence GTGAGTGAGCCGATTCGGTTGTTGTTGGCTGATGATCAGGCGTTGATGCGTGCGGGTTTTCGGATGGTTTTGGATGCTCAGCCGGACATGGTGGTCGTTGGTGAGGTGGGGGATGGTGCTGCTGCGGTGGCTGCGGTAGCTGATCCTGGGACGGGGGTGGATGTTGTTTTGATGGATATCCGGATGCCGGTGCTGGATGGGGTGGGGGCAACGCGACGCATTGTGGAGTCAGGCTCTGCCACAAAGGTGTTGGTGTTGACGACGTTTGATTTGGATGAGTATGTGCATGCGGCTTTGCATGCCGGTGCGAGCGGCTTCTTGTTGAAAGACGCTGGCCCTGCGGAGTTGTTGGCGGCTATTCGTGCGGTGTTCGCTGGTGATGCGGTGGTGGCTCCGAGTGCGACGCGGCGTTTGTTGGAGCGTTTCTTGCCGGGGATGGGCAACGCAGATTCGGAGCGAAGTGTTGATAAGGAGCGCGTGTTGGCTCCCTTGACTGATAGGGAACGTGAAGTACTGGTGGCGGTGGGGCAGGGCATGAATAACGCCGAGATTTCGGCGAATTTGTTCATGGCGGAGGCGACGGTGAAGACCCATATCGGTCGGATTTTGTCGAAGTTAGGGTTGCGGGACCGGGTACAGATGGTGGTGTTGGCTTACGACACGGGTTTGGTTCGGCCGCGCCGTGGTGATGCTTGA
- a CDS encoding ABC transporter ATP-binding protein, giving the protein MTASPVSAALDMDPAEKFAQPALKVEDLSKVYGEGETRVVALDHVDVSFGQGQFTAIMGPSGSGKSTLMHCAAGLEDVSDGHVWVGNTDLTTLNDKELTRLRRDQLGFVFQSFNLLPTLSAKDNILLPLELASRKVDMQWFDHVVSVLGLGERLSHRPTQLSGGQQQRVAVARALVMRPKVIFADEPTGALDSVTGHELLEFLRHSVRDLGQSIVMVTHDPNAATYADRVLILADGRIAGDLQTPSSDQVLSALRELGA; this is encoded by the coding sequence ATGACCGCATCACCGGTGTCCGCTGCGTTGGATATGGACCCTGCGGAGAAGTTTGCGCAGCCTGCGCTCAAGGTTGAGGATCTCTCGAAGGTGTACGGCGAGGGGGAGACCCGTGTGGTGGCGTTGGACCATGTGGATGTTTCTTTTGGGCAGGGGCAGTTCACGGCGATCATGGGGCCTTCTGGGTCGGGTAAGTCGACGTTGATGCACTGTGCTGCCGGTTTGGAAGATGTTTCGGACGGGCATGTCTGGGTGGGGAATACTGACCTGACCACGTTGAATGACAAAGAGCTGACGAGGCTGCGCCGGGATCAGCTTGGGTTTGTGTTTCAGTCGTTTAACTTGTTGCCGACTTTGTCGGCGAAGGACAACATCCTGCTGCCGCTGGAGTTGGCCAGCCGAAAGGTGGACATGCAGTGGTTTGACCATGTTGTGTCGGTGCTTGGTTTGGGGGAGCGGTTGTCACACCGGCCTACACAGCTCTCCGGTGGGCAGCAGCAGCGAGTGGCGGTAGCTCGGGCATTAGTGATGCGCCCGAAGGTGATTTTCGCTGATGAGCCCACGGGGGCTTTGGATTCAGTGACTGGTCATGAGTTGTTGGAGTTTTTGCGGCATAGTGTTCGCGATTTGGGGCAGAGCATTGTGATGGTGACTCACGATCCGAATGCTGCGACGTATGCAGATCGGGTGTTGATTTTGGCTGACGGGCGGATTGCTGGTGATTTGCAGACGCCCTCTAGCGACCAGGTGCTGTCGGCTCTGCGTGAGTTGGGTGCGTGA